GCCGCCACCGAGCTAGGCGGCGGAGTCAGCAACGTGAGGTTGATCCTGGGCGCGCACATGTACTTCCCGGTGGGCGGATCGGCGGCCGTCCCGCAATAGCAGGGTCAGCAGCGAGGTTCTTTCCGGGCCGGGGTGTGGCGGGTATTATGGCCCGTCCTACTCCCGGCCGTTCACTTTTTGCCCGGAAAACGTGCACCGTCGAGTGCAGTGAGTCATGGGAACGCTGGACAATCCCGGGCTGATCGAACGCATTCGCTCGCGCATCCGTGACATCCCGGATTTCCCGCAGCCGGGAATCATGTTCAAGGACATTACGCCGCTGCTCTCGGATGCCAGGCTGTTCCCCGAGGTCGTGGAGGGGCTGGCAGCAGAGTTCGCAGAGCAAAGCATCGAGCAGGTGGTGGGCATCGAGTCGCGCGGCTTCATCTTCGCCGCACCACTCGCGCTCGAGCTGGGGTGCGGCTTTGTGCCCGTGCGCAAGCCGGGCAAGCTGCCTTTTCGCACCCTGCGTGTGGACTACGAGCTCGAGTACGGCTCCGATGCGCTGGAAGCCCATGTGGACGCGATCCGGCCTGGCCAGCGCGTGCTGATTGTAGACGACGTCCTGGCGACGGGTGGCACGGCCGCCGCTACCGCGCGACTGGTGAGCAAGCTGGGCGGACAGATCGTCGCCGCCGCATTCATTGTCGAGCTCGCCTTCCTGGGCGGCCGCGGCAGGCTCGCCGGCGTACCCGTGCACTCCGTTCTGCGCTACGACTCCGGTTGATAGCGGCCCCGGATTCGGTTAACTTTCGAGGGTAAGCCCCCGTAGCTCAGGTGGATAGAGCGGCGGTTTCCTAAACCGCGTCTGGCGCAGGTTCGAGTCCTGCCGGGGGCGCTCCGGGCCCTCCTCCCTCGAGAGGACGGCCCGGTTTTCTTACCCGGCGCCGGCTGGATAGGATGTTCGGCCTGACAGCACGGCGCCAGGATCGCGGCTCTTGCTGCCTTGCGGCTATTCTGCTATGCATCGGGCCGTTAGGCGCCGGAGCAGGGCCTCCAATCCTTCATTCGCAAATGGGTCGCTTCAGCGCCAGGCGGAACTTCAGACGAATTGGACCAGAATGAAGGATAGTGACGCTGCACGCGTGCCGCTGAGGGGCGTAAGGCCGGCTGCACTGCTGCCCGCGCTTTTGCTGCTTCCGTGGTCGTCCGCGGCCCACGCGCAGCTCCGGCTCCCGGATCCGGTGGGCTATGTCAACGATTTCGCGGACGTGATCCCGGCGGAAAGGGAGGCCCAGATCGCCCGGATCGTCGAGGAGGTGCAGGCGAAGTCTGGCGGCGAGATCGTGGTCGTCACCCTGGCCTCGCTGGCCGGCCGCACGCGGGACGAGGTGGCGCTCGAGATCGGCCGGCAGTGGAAGGTCGGGCGGAAGGGGGAGCCGGGCGACCCCGGCCGCAACACGGGGGCTGTAGTGCTGGTCGTTCCGAAGGAGACCTCCCCTGATGGCCGGGGGCATGTCAAGATCGAAACTGGGCTGGGCACTTCGACGTTCCTGACTGCTGCGGAGGCCGGGCGGATCGCGGACGACCATATGCTACCCCGGTTCCGCGAGGGCGATTACGGCACCGGGATCCTCCACGGGGTGGGCGCGCTGGCCGCAGCATTCGCCGAGCGTTTCGGTTTCGAGCTGACGGGAGAGGCCGTCGCCAGCGTGCCACCAGAGCAGGGCAGGGAGGGTTCGCTATCCTGGATCCTGTTTCTTCTCCTGATCTTCATCATCCTCATGCTCGGTGGCGGAAGCCGGCGGCGGCGGCGTGGCCTGCCCTTCATTGTGCCCTTTCCGATGGGAGGTCGGCACCGCGGTGGCTGGGGCGGCTTCGGTGGCGGCCTTGGCGGCTTTGGCGGGTTCGGCGGCCGTGGCGGAGGCTTTGGCGGGTTCGGCGGCGGCGGCGGATTTGGCGGCGGCGGCGCGGGCCGGAGCTGGTAAGGAGGGGAACGAT
This Gemmatimonadota bacterium DNA region includes the following protein-coding sequences:
- a CDS encoding TPM domain-containing protein gives rise to the protein MKDSDAARVPLRGVRPAALLPALLLLPWSSAAHAQLRLPDPVGYVNDFADVIPAEREAQIARIVEEVQAKSGGEIVVVTLASLAGRTRDEVALEIGRQWKVGRKGEPGDPGRNTGAVVLVVPKETSPDGRGHVKIETGLGTSTFLTAAEAGRIADDHMLPRFREGDYGTGILHGVGALAAAFAERFGFELTGEAVASVPPEQGREGSLSWILFLLLIFIILMLGGGSRRRRRGLPFIVPFPMGGRHRGGWGGFGGGLGGFGGFGGRGGGFGGFGGGGGFGGGGAGRSW
- a CDS encoding adenine phosphoribosyltransferase — translated: MIERIRSRIRDIPDFPQPGIMFKDITPLLSDARLFPEVVEGLAAEFAEQSIEQVVGIESRGFIFAAPLALELGCGFVPVRKPGKLPFRTLRVDYELEYGSDALEAHVDAIRPGQRVLIVDDVLATGGTAAATARLVSKLGGQIVAAAFIVELAFLGGRGRLAGVPVHSVLRYDSG